From Marivirga harenae, one genomic window encodes:
- a CDS encoding lipocalin family protein — protein sequence MKRLLNYMMFIGIASLAISCAEPEEPSAGQKVIGNWSVVEYYVQGQDFNEGDLIEHLIIERDGKFILEDGNGVLTVGTWSADNSALTLTPAEGEAIVLNIVTLTYSKGHFVQNLSSPILGDVEIRYLLDNEGEGDYSGSGN from the coding sequence ATGAAAAGATTATTAAATTATATGATGTTCATAGGGATAGCCAGTTTGGCTATCTCCTGTGCTGAACCGGAAGAGCCATCTGCTGGTCAGAAAGTAATTGGAAACTGGTCGGTAGTGGAATACTACGTTCAAGGCCAAGATTTTAATGAAGGTGACCTAATCGAACATTTGATTATCGAGCGCGATGGTAAATTCATCCTAGAAGATGGAAATGGGGTTTTAACAGTAGGAACCTGGTCAGCTGACAATTCGGCTTTGACTTTAACTCCTGCAGAGGGTGAAGCAATAGTTTTAAATATTGTAACACTTACTTATTCAAAGGGCCACTTTGTCCAGAATTTAAGCAGCCCTATTTTGGGAGATGTTGAGATCAGATATCTTTTGGATAATGAAGGTGAAGGAGATTACTCTGGATCTGGAAATTGA